Proteins encoded in a region of the Candidatus Bathyarchaeota archaeon genome:
- a CDS encoding phage tail tube protein has product MTETYSSHESKIYYVEESTYGQTPQTPSMLSVPAESIEPAVNPNNIKVRGVGSVDLQAIKKGLRAPNLKIAFPLPSDAPINFLQYAKVELAKSLSIQVLYYKGAFESATDIISLLYSGCKFERATVECSIEDVIRANVDILSQNLTTGTTKLSNATYADHAGAVPFYESYIKKDTTTLERVTDWKFTIENNLKQIPVIRNPNGNILKYLPNRHRDLTGEVVFEFESKEEFDDVINDRDFTLEFGLGGANKAVFSNCKWENTSAPTHIEELVSLKATFVAKTFTLS; this is encoded by the coding sequence GTTCCCATGAAAGCAAAATCTACTATGTTGAAGAATCAACTTATGGACAAACACCACAAACCCCCTCTATGCTTAGTGTTCCAGCAGAGAGCATAGAACCCGCCGTGAACCCAAACAACATTAAAGTTCGCGGAGTCGGCTCAGTTGACCTGCAAGCCATCAAAAAAGGTCTACGTGCACCAAACTTAAAAATTGCATTCCCACTGCCCAGTGATGCGCCCATAAACTTTCTACAGTACGCTAAAGTAGAGCTAGCCAAATCGCTAAGCATCCAAGTACTCTACTACAAAGGCGCCTTCGAATCTGCAACCGACATAATTTCGCTACTTTATAGCGGCTGCAAGTTTGAGCGGGCAACGGTTGAATGCAGTATTGAAGATGTGATAAGAGCAAACGTAGACATCCTAAGCCAAAACCTTACAACTGGAACCACCAAACTGTCAAACGCCACCTATGCTGACCACGCTGGAGCGGTGCCCTTCTATGAAAGTTACATCAAAAAAGACACAACCACCCTTGAACGCGTCACCGATTGGAAATTCACAATTGAAAACAACCTAAAACAAATCCCAGTGATTCGCAACCCCAACGGCAACATCCTCAAGTACCTGCCAAATCGCCATCGCGACTTAACAGGTGAAGTGGTTTTTGAGTTTGAAAGCAAAGAAGAATTCGACGACGTAATCAACGATAGAGACTTCACGTTAGAATTCGGCTTAGGCGGAGCAAACAAGGCTGTTTTTAGCAACTGCAAATGGGAAAACACCTCAGCACCAACACACATCGAAGAACTCGTCAGTCTCAAGGCAACGTTTGTAGCAAAAACCTTCACGCTAAGCTAA
- a CDS encoding HK97 gp10 family phage protein, with protein MSVTINVNVSGVEEFTNAIERFDSSMRSRVQEQLAGWGENVKADAERLVPVRTGYLQSTIYAKSQQWQIEVGAQASYAAALEFGTKNAQAKPFLQPAVETYLPSLERILLDAVESAKLEAQL; from the coding sequence ATGAGCGTAACCATTAACGTGAACGTTTCAGGTGTAGAGGAATTCACAAACGCCATCGAGCGGTTTGATTCGTCAATGAGAAGCCGCGTGCAAGAGCAATTAGCAGGTTGGGGTGAAAACGTGAAGGCTGATGCTGAGCGGTTGGTGCCTGTTCGGACAGGTTATTTGCAAAGCACAATTTATGCTAAAAGTCAACAGTGGCAAATAGAAGTGGGCGCACAAGCTTCTTACGCTGCCGCTTTGGAATTTGGCACAAAGAACGCTCAGGCTAAGCCTTTCTTGCAACCTGCAGTTGAGACGTATTTGCCAAGCCTTGAGCGCATATTGCTTGATGCAGTTGAATCAGCTAAATTGGAGGCACAACTTTGA
- a CDS encoding ABC transporter permease — translation MWLDELEKIYYFMKRDIISFSTYKTNIAILVLTALFGALSFAYLGSNATMQSVLQMYNMDLTTYLIIGLAFNTYLAQSLTLVQKTINPWALEEVLVSPTELRTFIVGSSLWGFIWSTIVVVIYLAIGVFIFGINLSINIAGTVLVLALGIGTFIGFSMIGAGILILTKQGDPVTALITIATSLFGNVLFPPQVMPLALQAISYVIPQYYFFTSIRLMLTGWTIPMILPQILILSLMCAIIVPLGYAVYSWCLKTARKNGTLSWF, via the coding sequence ATGTGGCTGGATGAGCTGGAAAAAATCTATTACTTCATGAAGCGCGACATCATCAGCTTCTCAACCTACAAAACAAACATTGCCATACTAGTGTTGACGGCACTGTTTGGCGCGTTATCTTTTGCCTATCTTGGCTCAAACGCCACAATGCAAAGCGTTCTACAAATGTACAACATGGACTTGACTACGTACTTGATTATTGGGTTAGCGTTTAACACGTATCTTGCTCAGAGCCTCACGCTTGTGCAGAAAACGATTAATCCGTGGGCACTCGAAGAGGTACTAGTATCGCCAACTGAACTTAGAACTTTTATTGTGGGCAGTTCGCTTTGGGGCTTCATCTGGAGCACCATAGTGGTGGTAATTTACCTTGCCATCGGTGTGTTCATCTTCGGAATCAATCTAAGCATTAACATTGCAGGAACAGTCCTCGTTTTGGCGCTGGGCATCGGAACATTCATCGGTTTCAGCATGATTGGCGCAGGAATCCTCATCCTAACCAAGCAAGGCGACCCAGTAACCGCACTAATCACCATAGCAACAAGCCTCTTTGGTAACGTGCTTTTCCCCCCACAAGTCATGCCCCTTGCCCTGCAAGCAATCTCGTATGTGATTCCCCAATACTACTTCTTCACATCCATCCGCCTCATGCTCACAGGCTGGACCATACCTATGATACTGCCACAAATCCTAATACTATCGCTTATGTGCGCAATAATCGTGCCGCTGGGCTACGCGGTTTACTCTTGGTGCCTCAAGACAGCAAGAAAGAACGGAACGCTCTCATGGTTCTAA
- a CDS encoding ABC transporter ATP-binding protein produces the protein MQSEYAIQTTNLTKTFKYKNQTVEGGLFKRKKTVTVNAIDNLNLNIKQGELFGLLGPNGAGKTTLVKMLCTLLPPTKGTALVNGYDIIKQQMQVKRSLGTLFSVGERGFFWRLNGYRNLEFYAAIYNVPRQKRHQRILEVINLVGLAGNAQDLYQKYSGGMKRKLALARTLLPDPPILLLDEPTVGLDVISSRNIREFVKNTVSKESGKTVLYTTHYIEEAAQICDRIGILSHGKLIALGTPDALRDKIKKEEQIYLVLEDINQSQIEDLRSLQGVISLTEKSEDLMPNQTGLCIQLKNVDQLPSIFDFLFKQKIKLVNFKREEPTLEDAFIELTKRA, from the coding sequence TTGCAAAGCGAGTACGCCATCCAAACAACAAATCTGACAAAAACGTTCAAGTACAAAAACCAGACAGTCGAGGGTGGATTGTTCAAGCGCAAAAAAACAGTTACTGTAAACGCCATAGACAACCTGAACCTCAACATAAAGCAAGGCGAACTCTTTGGGTTGTTGGGGCCAAACGGCGCGGGCAAAACAACTCTGGTTAAGATGCTCTGCACTCTGCTTCCGCCGACCAAAGGAACCGCACTGGTCAACGGGTACGACATAATCAAGCAGCAGATGCAGGTTAAACGCTCATTGGGGACGCTGTTTAGTGTTGGGGAGCGAGGATTCTTTTGGAGGCTAAACGGCTACCGCAACCTCGAATTCTACGCCGCAATCTACAACGTCCCAAGACAAAAACGTCACCAGCGCATATTAGAAGTCATCAATCTTGTCGGATTGGCGGGCAACGCTCAAGACCTCTACCAAAAATATTCAGGCGGCATGAAACGCAAACTCGCATTGGCAAGAACGCTCCTGCCAGACCCACCCATCCTGCTCTTAGACGAGCCGACAGTTGGCTTGGACGTGATTTCTTCGCGGAACATACGAGAATTCGTCAAGAACACGGTAAGCAAGGAGTCAGGCAAAACGGTGCTTTACACTACGCATTATATTGAGGAGGCAGCGCAGATTTGTGATAGAATCGGCATCCTTAGCCATGGCAAGCTCATTGCTCTAGGTACGCCTGACGCCTTGAGGGATAAAATAAAGAAAGAAGAACAAATTTACCTTGTCCTGGAAGACATAAACCAGAGCCAAATTGAAGATTTACGTTCCTTGCAGGGCGTTATTAGTTTGACTGAGAAAAGCGAGGATTTAATGCCTAACCAAACAGGCTTGTGCATACAGCTAAAAAACGTTGACCAGCTTCCATCCATCTTTGACTTCCTCTTCAAACAAAAAATCAAACTTGTAAATTTCAAGCGTGAAGAACCAACCCTTGAGGACGCGTTTATTGAATTAACTAAGAGAGCGTAG
- the dph5 gene encoding diphthine synthase yields the protein MTELIFVGLGLNDEKGISLKGLEETKTAEHVFMETYTSLMPDFSLQRFEELCGKKIQAVSRRQLEEENGTKILKAAKKAKTVFLVPGDPFIATTHVTLRIDAEKQGIKTRVVHGTSIMSAIVSLSGLHNYKFGKTVTIPFAENFSETPYNVITQNKQLGLHTLCLLDLKAAENQYLSINQAIKMLLEVEGKKKNNTISDDTVALGIARAGSNNPTLKADFIKNLADFDFGKPPYSLIVVGDLHFMEADALIALASAPATIRRLVK from the coding sequence ATGACTGAGTTAATCTTTGTAGGCTTAGGATTAAACGATGAGAAAGGCATCAGCCTAAAAGGCTTAGAGGAAACCAAAACGGCAGAGCATGTTTTCATGGAAACTTACACCAGCCTCATGCCAGACTTCAGCTTGCAACGCTTCGAAGAGCTATGCGGGAAAAAAATCCAAGCAGTGTCAAGACGCCAACTAGAAGAAGAAAACGGAACCAAAATCCTAAAAGCCGCAAAAAAAGCCAAAACAGTGTTCCTAGTTCCAGGCGACCCCTTCATCGCCACCACGCACGTTACACTGCGGATTGACGCGGAAAAGCAGGGCATAAAAACACGCGTGGTACACGGAACATCCATCATGTCCGCCATTGTTAGCTTGTCAGGTTTGCATAATTACAAGTTTGGAAAAACCGTGACAATACCTTTTGCAGAGAACTTTTCAGAAACCCCCTACAACGTCATTACACAAAACAAACAGTTGGGCTTGCATACGCTGTGCCTTTTAGACCTCAAAGCAGCCGAAAACCAGTACCTCTCAATAAATCAAGCCATCAAAATGCTTCTTGAGGTTGAAGGAAAAAAGAAAAACAACACAATCAGCGATGACACGGTTGCACTTGGAATCGCAAGAGCGGGCAGCAACAACCCCACCCTAAAAGCCGACTTTATCAAAAACTTAGCCGATTTTGACTTTGGTAAGCCACCCTACAGCCTAATCGTGGTTGGCGACTTGCATTTTATGGAGGCTGATGCTCTGATTGCTCTCGCGTCTGCACCAGCCACAATTAGGAGGCTTGTCAAATGA
- a CDS encoding DUF357 domain-containing protein, giving the protein MSLETLATKYIASAELVLKQLQRAQTPISLTEESVSAVLCWATDYLEDAKYYKAQGKLETSLTSVSYCEGLLDALRLLGAVNFEWPTKKQ; this is encoded by the coding sequence ATGAGCCTGGAAACACTCGCAACAAAATACATTGCCTCAGCTGAATTAGTCCTAAAACAACTCCAGCGGGCGCAAACTCCAATCAGTTTAACAGAGGAGTCGGTCTCTGCTGTTCTGTGTTGGGCAACTGATTATTTAGAGGATGCAAAGTATTATAAGGCGCAAGGCAAGCTTGAAACAAGCTTAACCTCAGTATCCTACTGCGAAGGGCTACTTGATGCCCTTAGATTGTTAGGTGCGGTGAACTTCGAATGGCCAACAAAAAAGCAATAG
- a CDS encoding FAD synthase, translating to MANKKAIVVASGVFDLLHLGHVRFLEDAKKAGGKKAKLIVIIARDSTVEKMKGRKPIMSEDQRRALVESLKVVDEAVLGFEGLDIGEVVAKFKPDVIALGYDQAEMENQVKRYVESHKLPVRIVRIGKFGENSLDSSSKIRQKIIEKHSK from the coding sequence ATGGCCAACAAAAAAGCAATAGTCGTAGCCTCAGGCGTCTTCGACCTGCTCCATCTAGGTCACGTGCGTTTTTTGGAGGACGCCAAAAAGGCAGGAGGCAAAAAAGCTAAACTAATAGTTATCATCGCACGTGACAGCACGGTGGAAAAAATGAAGGGCAGAAAACCCATAATGTCTGAGGACCAGCGGCGTGCACTTGTTGAATCGTTGAAAGTGGTGGATGAAGCAGTGCTTGGTTTTGAGGGCTTAGACATCGGTGAAGTCGTGGCCAAGTTCAAACCAGACGTTATCGCGCTGGGCTACGACCAAGCTGAAATGGAAAATCAGGTTAAACGATACGTTGAATCTCACAAACTGCCTGTTCGCATTGTTAGGATTGGCAAGTTTGGAGAGAATAGTTTAGATAGCTCATCGAAGATTAGACAGAAAATAATCGAAAAACACTCGAAGTAG
- a CDS encoding rhomboid family intramembrane serine protease, with translation MGCEKYKPTYILIAINVAIYIYGVIVGGNLLVTPDSVVYQWGQVNLYVFAGAYYQVFTSIFVHATIFHLAGNMLFLLIFGLRGEEMFSLLEYLTIYLVGGLVGNLASLVFGPLFISVGASGAIFSLFGACVIYRRGHMRQSILGALVYAFFLFFISTGEGVNILAHLGGLLFGLLAGYLLSKMRKPSDAYTVRYSYNAMPI, from the coding sequence ATGGGTTGCGAGAAGTACAAGCCCACATACATTCTAATCGCCATAAACGTGGCTATCTACATCTACGGAGTAATCGTAGGCGGGAACCTTCTAGTAACACCAGACAGCGTCGTTTACCAGTGGGGGCAAGTGAACCTTTACGTTTTTGCGGGCGCATACTACCAGGTCTTTACTTCAATATTTGTGCACGCCACCATCTTTCACCTTGCTGGAAACATGCTTTTTCTACTCATATTCGGCTTGCGCGGCGAAGAAATGTTCTCACTACTAGAATACCTAACAATATACTTAGTCGGCGGTTTAGTAGGAAACCTTGCATCCTTAGTATTTGGTCCATTGTTTATCTCGGTTGGGGCTTCAGGCGCCATCTTCTCGCTGTTTGGCGCCTGCGTCATTTACAGAAGAGGACACATGCGGCAGTCGATTCTTGGAGCACTGGTTTATGCGTTCTTCCTATTCTTCATAAGCACAGGCGAAGGCGTCAACATCTTGGCGCATTTAGGCGGGCTGCTCTTTGGTCTGCTCGCTGGCTATTTGCTTTCTAAAATGCGTAAACCAAGCGATGCCTACACTGTTAGGTACTCGTATAACGCCATGCCGATTTAG
- a CDS encoding DUF120 domain-containing protein, with translation MTEKQEWHHLYMLLKLAEMGAYRRTAKISTEYLANKLGFSQQTASRYLIELERKGWIQRNITPDGSLIKIEEQGTRELQKLYSNLKVLIEKTYPPSVTLEGLVFTGLGEGAYYIAKERYRKQFTEKLGFEPYPGTLNLKLSTDYDIKTRMELDAFPAVEVEGFKNEDRTFGLVKCYPALIGNKIKGALITALRSHYDASVLEIIAPVCLRKHLNLKDGHKVKVEVYTQL, from the coding sequence TTGACTGAAAAGCAGGAATGGCACCACCTCTACATGCTCCTAAAACTCGCCGAGATGGGTGCTTACCGTCGAACCGCCAAAATCTCAACCGAATACTTAGCTAACAAGCTTGGTTTTTCTCAGCAAACTGCATCCCGATATTTAATAGAGCTTGAACGGAAAGGGTGGATTCAGCGAAACATTACTCCAGACGGTAGCCTCATAAAAATAGAAGAGCAAGGAACCAGAGAACTCCAAAAACTCTACTCCAACCTCAAAGTTTTGATTGAAAAAACTTACCCGCCGTCAGTCACGCTGGAAGGACTTGTCTTCACGGGTTTAGGCGAGGGCGCATACTACATAGCCAAGGAGCGGTATCGTAAGCAGTTCACTGAAAAGCTTGGCTTTGAACCCTACCCAGGCACGCTTAACCTCAAGCTTTCAACTGACTATGACATTAAAACGCGCATGGAACTTGACGCTTTCCCCGCTGTTGAGGTCGAGGGCTTCAAAAATGAAGACCGCACATTTGGCTTAGTGAAATGTTACCCTGCGCTTATCGGCAACAAAATTAAAGGCGCACTAATAACGGCGCTCCGAAGCCATTACGACGCCTCAGTTCTGGAGATTATTGCTCCTGTGTGCCTGCGAAAGCACCTCAACCTCAAAGATGGACACAAAGTCAAGGTTGAAGTTTACACTCAACTTTAG
- a CDS encoding class I SAM-dependent methyltransferase, protein MNVFDAMGIYWAEIADKNKPEQQIQFLKATLKTSGYVLDLACGTGRHAIPLTKDGYCVVGLDISRTLLSIAKKRYSQIQLVRGDMRFLPFTHEAFTAAISMDTSFGYLPTEQDGSQSLSELRQALNPRGVLIVDVFNREQLISKYSRKPRFKWALLPFLLKLPNRWLLCRFFKWREYPSFWLLQKRTVSKGGECLSDLWVIYDKATSQLVIYEHSVRLYTLNQLQDLLAKSGFMVQQLYGGYKREAFGADSSRLILLATAK, encoded by the coding sequence ATGAACGTTTTTGATGCAATGGGCATTTACTGGGCAGAGATAGCTGACAAAAACAAACCCGAACAGCAAATCCAATTCCTCAAAGCAACCCTAAAAACCAGCGGCTACGTTTTGGACCTTGCTTGCGGAACAGGACGCCACGCGATTCCCCTAACTAAAGATGGCTATTGTGTGGTTGGTTTGGATATTTCCCGAACTCTTCTGAGTATAGCCAAGAAACGCTACAGTCAGATTCAGCTTGTTAGGGGTGACATGCGGTTTTTGCCCTTCACACACGAAGCCTTTACGGCTGCCATAAGCATGGATACAAGTTTCGGTTATTTGCCAACCGAGCAGGATGGCTCGCAAAGTCTAAGTGAACTTCGACAAGCGCTCAATCCAAGGGGTGTTTTGATTGTGGACGTTTTCAACCGTGAGCAACTAATCTCAAAATACAGCCGCAAGCCGCGTTTCAAATGGGCGCTTTTACCGTTTCTCCTTAAATTACCTAATCGGTGGCTACTTTGTAGGTTCTTTAAGTGGCGGGAGTATCCGAGCTTTTGGCTGTTGCAGAAGCGAACGGTGAGCAAGGGTGGCGAGTGTTTGAGTGATTTATGGGTAATTTATGACAAGGCAACCAGCCAACTGGTGATTTACGAGCATTCCGTTCGGTTGTATACGCTCAATCAACTGCAGGATTTGCTTGCGAAGTCAGGCTTTATGGTTCAACAGCTTTATGGGGGTTATAAGAGGGAAGCTTTTGGTGCTGATTCGTCGAGGCTTATTTTATTAGCCACTGCAAAGTGA
- a CDS encoding zinc metalloprotease HtpX — MNGAWKLKLSMVATLAIIFGLTTLVFTVALTLAGIGLNLLTIGVLVVILNVAQWLLSPYLIGAIYKVKELSQSENPKLHQMVEELSRKSKISKPKLMLSQISLPNAFAYGSPLTGNRVAVTQGLLKSLDDGEVEAVLGHELGHLKHRDVQVMMVVSFLPALFYYIGYSLMLSGMFGGGRRNEGSGYNALFGIAFMAFSWVLTLFTLYLSRLREYFADRHSVSVVDNGAEKLSTGLVTIVEESRRAGRPRNEQQKNNNAFKALFISDPDRATADSAELHATNATSKQELLKEALARQPTSADNFVEIFSTHPNIIKRLRALQELSQNANA; from the coding sequence ATGAACGGGGCCTGGAAGCTTAAGCTTTCGATGGTTGCCACTCTAGCCATAATTTTTGGGCTAACAACACTCGTATTCACAGTCGCCCTAACATTGGCTGGAATAGGCTTAAACCTATTAACCATAGGTGTCCTAGTCGTCATACTCAACGTTGCCCAATGGTTGCTGTCACCTTACCTTATAGGCGCAATTTATAAAGTCAAAGAGCTGTCCCAGAGCGAGAACCCCAAACTTCACCAAATGGTTGAAGAGCTTAGTCGAAAAAGCAAAATCTCCAAACCCAAGCTCATGCTTTCGCAAATTTCGTTACCCAATGCCTTTGCTTATGGTTCGCCCTTAACAGGCAATCGGGTAGCTGTTACTCAGGGTCTTTTAAAGTCTCTAGATGATGGCGAAGTCGAAGCTGTCCTCGGACACGAACTTGGCCATCTTAAACACCGCGATGTGCAAGTCATGATGGTGGTTTCCTTTTTGCCTGCATTGTTCTATTACATTGGGTACTCGCTTATGCTCTCAGGCATGTTTGGAGGCGGACGCAGAAACGAGGGCAGCGGATACAACGCATTGTTTGGCATTGCTTTCATGGCTTTCTCTTGGGTGCTAACATTATTCACGCTTTACTTAAGCAGACTCCGAGAATATTTCGCTGATAGACACAGTGTCTCAGTGGTTGATAACGGCGCAGAAAAACTTTCAACAGGCTTGGTAACAATCGTTGAAGAAAGCCGCCGTGCTGGCAGACCAAGAAACGAGCAACAGAAAAACAACAACGCCTTCAAAGCACTATTCATCTCTGACCCCGACCGCGCAACCGCTGACTCCGCAGAGCTTCACGCAACAAATGCCACAAGCAAACAAGAACTGCTAAAAGAAGCACTCGCAAGGCAACCTACGTCAGCAGACAACTTTGTTGAAATCTTCTCAACTCACCCAAACATCATTAAACGCTTGCGGGCACTACAAGAACTCAGCCAAAACGCAAACGCCTAA
- a CDS encoding MBL fold metallo-hydrolase, with protein MPAEGNPLFSSRAIVILIRMLIETFTVGMLATNCYIASCKQTKEAIIIDPGLDLSAEAEPIMEYITEAKLKVKFIVNTHGHSDHVKGNAIFQEKYGVPIYIHTLDAPCIASKETTNAPANVLLEEGSLITFGTETLRVMHTPGHTPGSISLVGDKLVFTGDTLFAGGIGRTDFAEGSMSDMRLSLQKLVCLPDYLLVYPGHGETTMIGEEKRVNPFLNNRSESVFF; from the coding sequence TTGCCCGCTGAAGGAAATCCTTTATTTTCATCCAGAGCCATTGTTATATTGATTCGGATGCTGATTGAGACCTTCACTGTCGGCATGCTAGCAACCAACTGTTACATCGCCAGTTGCAAACAGACAAAAGAAGCCATCATAATTGACCCTGGCTTGGACCTTTCCGCCGAAGCGGAACCAATCATGGAGTACATAACTGAAGCTAAGCTCAAAGTGAAGTTTATCGTTAACACTCATGGGCACTCAGACCACGTTAAAGGCAACGCCATCTTTCAAGAAAAGTACGGCGTTCCCATATACATTCATACTCTTGACGCGCCGTGTATAGCAAGCAAAGAAACCACCAACGCTCCTGCTAATGTTCTCTTAGAAGAGGGCAGCCTAATCACCTTCGGGACAGAAACTCTTAGAGTTATGCATACGCCTGGTCACACGCCAGGCAGCATAAGCCTTGTCGGCGATAAACTGGTTTTTACAGGTGACACTTTATTTGCTGGTGGAATCGGCAGAACAGATTTTGCGGAGGGTTCGATGAGTGATATGCGGCTGTCTTTGCAGAAGCTGGTGTGTTTGCCTGATTACCTTTTGGTGTATCCTGGGCACGGCGAGACCACAATGATTGGCGAGGAAAAAAGGGTTAACCCTTTTCTGAACAACAGAAGCGAAAGTGTCTTTTTTTAA
- a CDS encoding phosphoenolpyruvate carboxykinase (GTP) encodes MNPYLEVLQPKLSAKDFQKLSAINNPIVHEFIAKESDLCHPEKIFICSDSAEDIAYVRKQAIATGEEQAILTIPGHTVHFDGEHDQGRDRQATKYLVPKGLTLSKALNQIDRQEGLAEVRGLLRDSMVGKTMIVRFISLGPKGSKFTILGLQCTDSWYVAHTEDLLYRPGYEEFVKAGIKSDFLRVVHSAGKLTADMVSQEHENKRIYIDHMDNTIYSVNTQYAGNSVGFKKLAFRLAIRKASSEGWLAEHMLLMGVFGPNGRKTYFAGAFPSACGKTSTAMLPGETILGDDIAYIRDVDSTARAVNVESGIFGIIKDVNPEDDALIYKVLTSPGEIVFSNVLVKDGKPYWLGMGQELPKEGLNYSGAWFEGKKDENGEEIPAAHKNARYAVALKALENCDPELENPEGVELGGIMYGGRDAKAYVPVQQSFSWEHGIVAYGASLETETTFATIGAEGVPEINMMSIQDFISIPLGKNVQNNLDFGRKLKKQPVIFGVNYFLKEVGNGKYLNSPKDKHVWIKWMEQRVHNEVDAIKTPTGYIPKYEDLRKLFKQVLGKNYAKEDYIKQFTIRVPENLSKIERVQRFYQENVTDTPLELFGILYMQRQRLVEAQRKYGDYISPENFEKEAGV; translated from the coding sequence ATGAATCCGTATCTTGAGGTATTGCAACCTAAACTCAGCGCTAAAGACTTCCAAAAACTAAGCGCAATCAATAACCCCATCGTTCACGAATTCATAGCGAAAGAAAGCGACCTGTGCCATCCCGAAAAAATCTTCATCTGCAGTGACTCAGCCGAAGACATTGCCTACGTGCGAAAACAAGCCATCGCTACTGGAGAAGAACAGGCAATCCTAACGATACCAGGACACACGGTACATTTTGACGGTGAACATGACCAAGGAAGAGACCGGCAAGCAACCAAGTACCTTGTGCCTAAAGGTCTTACACTCAGCAAAGCGCTCAACCAGATTGACCGCCAAGAAGGCCTAGCAGAAGTTAGAGGTTTACTGCGGGATTCGATGGTTGGCAAAACAATGATTGTCCGCTTCATTTCTTTAGGTCCAAAGGGCTCAAAATTCACAATTCTAGGGTTACAATGTACTGATTCGTGGTATGTAGCCCACACTGAAGACCTGCTTTATCGCCCAGGTTATGAAGAGTTTGTAAAGGCAGGAATAAAAAGCGACTTTTTACGCGTGGTGCATTCAGCTGGAAAGTTAACCGCCGACATGGTTAGCCAAGAACACGAAAACAAGCGCATCTACATCGACCACATGGACAACACTATCTACAGCGTCAACACCCAATACGCGGGCAACTCTGTGGGTTTCAAAAAACTAGCCTTCCGCTTGGCAATACGCAAAGCCAGCAGTGAAGGATGGTTAGCTGAGCACATGTTGCTCATGGGTGTCTTTGGACCAAACGGACGCAAAACTTACTTTGCAGGTGCCTTCCCAAGCGCATGTGGAAAAACCTCTACGGCCATGCTTCCAGGCGAGACAATCCTTGGTGACGACATTGCGTATATTCGTGATGTTGATTCAACAGCGCGTGCAGTAAACGTTGAATCAGGAATTTTCGGCATCATTAAAGACGTTAATCCAGAAGATGACGCTTTAATTTACAAGGTACTCACGAGTCCAGGCGAAATCGTCTTCTCTAACGTTCTAGTAAAGGATGGCAAGCCGTATTGGCTTGGCATGGGGCAAGAGCTTCCTAAAGAAGGCTTAAACTATAGTGGAGCCTGGTTTGAAGGCAAAAAGGACGAGAACGGTGAGGAAATTCCAGCTGCGCATAAGAACGCGCGCTACGCTGTTGCTCTTAAAGCACTGGAAAACTGTGACCCAGAACTTGAAAATCCTGAGGGCGTTGAGTTAGGCGGCATAATGTATGGCGGACGGGATGCCAAGGCTTATGTGCCTGTGCAACAAAGTTTCAGCTGGGAACACGGCATCGTTGCTTACGGTGCTTCACTTGAGACAGAAACAACCTTTGCTACAATCGGCGCTGAGGGTGTTCCCGAAATTAACATGATGAGCATTCAAGACTTCATCTCAATTCCGCTCGGCAAAAACGTTCAAAACAACCTTGATTTTGGGCGCAAACTCAAAAAACAACCCGTTATCTTTGGTGTTAATTACTTCTTAAAAGAAGTCGGCAACGGCAAATACCTCAACAGCCCAAAGGATAAGCATGTTTGGATAAAATGGATGGAACAACGCGTTCACAACGAAGTTGACGCCATAAAAACTCCGACAGGTTACATCCCCAAGTACGAGGATTTACGCAAGCTGTTCAAACAAGTATTAGGCAAAAATTATGCGAAAGAAGACTACATTAAACAATTCACCATTCGTGTTCCAGAAAACCTATCGAAGATTGAGCGTGTTCAGCGGTTCTACCAAGAAAACGTCACGGACACACCCTTAGAGTTATTCGGCATACTCTACATGCAACGCCAGCGATTGGTTGAAGCACAAAGAAAATATGGCGACTACATTTCTCCTGAAAACTTTGAGAAAGAAGCAGGAGTATAG